GTCTCTTGAAACCACTTAGTCGAGCCATTCACACCTTTGGGGAGCACCTGTTGAGCTGCCTCTAATAGACTCGTTAGCACCTGAAGGGGTGCCTAGGATGGTCGTTGAAACCATTGGTGATTGAAAATAgaacatagatggtttgagagacGAATCAAGGAAGCCATCTATGTCAAGACAGAACATACACGAGACACCAACTGTCACCCACCTATAACGCAGTTAGACCCCTCCCCAGATGACTAACCCATCCGCATGTGGGCTCATGTGACTCGAATGACTCACATGATGCTAAGTTTCATGTGGCAACAAGTCTGCTTGGTGCAGCTCAACAGGTGCTGTCCAAAGGTGTGAATAGTTCCACAAAGTGGTTCCGATAGCTCTCAGGGAACCGCCCACTAGGCAGGGAAGggaatgtgtttaaatgtttggcctctctaaccagtctccagaacCGAAGACGCTTCTCGGATGAGAGTCTCTAAAGATTCAAACAGCAAGCCCAGGTGCCTTCAAATCAGCCCATAGGACAACTATGACCTGGATCAATGAGAACCAACCCAGACCTTTTCATTTAAACCCCTGAGTCCTTGGTTGTAACACAAAGAGCTTTCTCTGAGTGTGAACTGCATTTCACATCTGATGATCAAAATGACATACTGATGTCTGTTTATTGTGAAGCAGGAAGCGGTATGAATTCATTCCTGTGTGAACTTTAGTGTACGGCCTTACCGGGAAATATTCTAATACTGAAACCACTTTCACACCACACATGAACAACTAAATATCTATGTTAAGTAACAACTAAACTGACTTACTCAAAATCTGAACTGAAGATCTTTGGTCTCATCTCTTTTAACTCCCACAATATGAATGTGTAGAAACAAAGACTCACAGTATTTGTTGCCTGTCCCACAGAGAAGATACAGAGGTTACATCCTCAGTGTTGCTTAAACAAATGTTGGTTTTTAACAACCCGAGGAGGAATTTACCGACCACGTTTACACTGTGAGCTTTGAATGCTGACTAAATTTGACTGGCTCAAGGCaaagtaaatttaaatattATAGAGGGATTTTCTCTGACTGAAATAGAAAGACTCTGCAAGAGCATTAAGCGGGGAAAAAAATTGCACAGGGGAATTTGGACTCCTAGCCTCTGATGTTCCAAAATTCTGCCAACATCTCCGACATGAGATACAAGAATGACACCAAGTTAATAGCTTGTTGGTTTTCTGGACACCCTTACAAAAAAAGTAAGTTTATTCAGGTGTGCTCTCAGTCTACTTTTAATTAACTTATCAGAGATTTCCTTAACAAAGTCGGGCTTACTTAAAGTTGGCTTACACTGACAAGTACACCGAAAAGTTTATTTAGGAAATAAGCTTAAATTTTACTTGATTAAATGAACTTAGACACTTACATGCTCATCAATAATAAAAGCGTGTCCGTCTCCCAGCTTGTTGGGGCGGTACGTGTCCCCTTCGCTGACGTCATATCCTACAATCATCACCGCTGATGGAAACAGAGTCAGGTTTCCTACGTGGTCTGAATGTCCATGAGTCCCCACGACCACGTTAACGTCCCCCGGTTCCAGGCCCTTGTCTTTCAGAGACTTGAGAAGAAAGTCCCGGTCCCACGGTCCCCCCGTGTCCACCAGAATAGTCTTAGGTCCGGTTATGAGGGTGATGGTCCCGTCGGCTCTAAACGTCCCGTCGGACTGGGGGACGCAGTATCCAGCTTTAAGCACGGACACGGAGTAAGGCTGACCGGAGAAGGAGGACTGAGACTCTGACAGCGGGACTGTTTGGAAGTGATCAGAGTCTGTCCCCATCATGTCTGTACAGTCCACGGTACAAGCAGCTGCTTCGAGTGTAAAGTCCAAACCATCATAGCAGGTGCATACTGCCCCCTGCTGCACCGGAGTGTGTATGACGAAGGCATCTGCGCTCTATGGTTTTCTGCCCTCGGTGTGAACTTTGAGTACACAACCAGTttacaataaagttttatttttgtactggAACTATACTGTGAACTATACTACAAGTGAACTTTTAGTACACTGTTAGTGTACTAGTTATGTACCTGTAGGTCATTTTCTAGTTTATGAATGAAGATGTTTAAGTCCACGCACAGTAAACTACTtgtttaatagtttttattctgcaaGCGAACTTAACATCATACATATATTTCACTATTTATATCTTGTTTTTGCACTCTAAAGTAAACTACTAGGTTTctatttttttgtacttgtaATATACCTTTAACTGGACTTTGAGTAGACTTGAAGTGAACTCATATGTTTCACTACCAGTGGACGATTTATAAAACTTGACAAGACAAACTCAGGATTAAGAACAAATTTCTTATCTTTATAAATCAAACGCTTCAAACAAACATTGTATTGGACGTCGAAGCACAAGAACATGCGTATAGGGCAAGaatactttctttctttctttctttctttctttctttctttctttctttctttcaccctGATCTAAGGCTAATGCAAACTCTAACAGAGTTCCTACAACTTCATAAACTGTCAGAGGAGGTGAACATCAGCCAGGTACACCATAGATCCCATTACACACCTGTTTGTACCTCATAAAACCacttgaggtgaaaaaatgagGAGTGCAAGAAGACCAATGTATTGTGagaatgtaaaatgaaaacaagccaGTAGGAAccaaacagcacaacacagtaGTTGTTATTACTTTGTTTATTATTAGCTGTATAAATGACATTTTACTAGATTGAAAACACATTAGTATTATGTTATTAGTAGTATTATTATGATCCAAAAAGTAATTGCCTATTAGCtacagcctgaaaaaaaaaagactgagctGGTTATTTATGATCAGCTGAGAAACACAATTCACACATTACACCCAGCACATAATTCAATTTCTGTTTGAATCTGTTTCCATCTGCTCTTAATGTCAGTAAAGTTTGTGGCTGCACCAGAGGGGAGCACCAAAGAGCCACTCAAGCCTGGAGAGCAGCAGGAGTCTGATCCTCCACTGAGCCAAGGAGCTGGGACTAAACATGGTTCTTAACCCGGCCTTTAATTCATGAATTCCCCTTCAGTTAGTGTGAGGTGTTGAAGGTGTGAAGTGTTGTCATATTTCACAATAATCTACAAATGAATTTACTCTAATTCAGACTAACTGGGCAAATGATTAAGAAAACTGCCAGTCCTACATTTAATAGTGTCTTTaacaaacagtgacacaggGTTTATTCTGAAGACCTATCAAGCGTTCTGAATTTGTTTCCTAATTCACAGAGCATTTGTAAAGAGGGGTTTTGAACGCATTGATTACAGAACAGCATTTATGGTCTTCATCTTTACATATACTGTCTTTACATATACTTTCCATATACTGTACAAATGCTGCATATTACTGctatttgttgttttcagaaatgtGTGTAACAGCAACTCTGTGCTTTAATGATATGAAGCCCCTTTACTCACTGCTGTGCAGCTGTACTAATGGTCAGATATTAAATACTAAATAAGACCTCTTGCTTCTTGTGGCTATCAGTCATTGTTATACAGTATGGAACAATGAGCAAGAACTGTAGGAGCAGGTTTACTTCTCCTGTAACTTACAGTGTGATTCCTGACCTGAATCTGGTGATGCTGATACATACAGGGCAGTATCTAAAGTTGGAATCCATCTGAGTtgcttttccttcctccttcaacctaaaaaaaagaagctgaagtTGCCTCagcaatttttttgttttgctagtTTCATCATTTTCACGGTTATGTTAAGTTTACTATACTGCTGCTAGTggtaataataatgtaataacaatgtaataacaataataattaaagctgcaagcagcgatgacgggccctcgcaccccttgcgacccagcggagtcggagccggcgcagccaagagtaccagagtccccctatgtcctctcctcttctacccagtacacgtcatagtacaaacaggttatttcctgtgaccagcagggggcgccacgagtaaggcgggggtttgacatatggagccgttcagggcagagccctcatcatgctcataaagtttgaagatgtttggataaagtatgtggacgtgagagccattcaaaatgtcatggcaaattcaccaaacgccaccaaactttggcgggccacagaggccacaccctgtaacttagagaaaactctgtgataacttttgatcatcatggtcttgaggtgaggtccaccagatatgaagctgatcgggtgaaatccctagcacgagttcatccgcataccaatggtggaaagcactcaaatttggccgccaaaaacaaaatggctgacttcctgctgggttgaggtcatggtgtcaagagacttttttgtgcgtcccgaagtgttctttatgtgtactgattttcatcttcgtattccaaaaaaacccatatggagaggggtattttaaatcttcaagggggcgccgttgagccatttttccccgcccaattacaaaaaccccatcagagtctagggccagcccccaagaacgtgtgtatgaatttttaggatcataggaggtggttaaggtcattacaaatccaaacgtaatttcatggcgagggatcgtcagttgccgctccgccacacagatgccattgcacccagcttcacggcctttataatgtagcttcaccaagtagttgggaaggttgtagagcagaaaccaagccgatggtgtcaactattaaggagcagtacacttcagagtaaaaataggtcatttcctgttaccagcaggggacgccacgagtaaggcgggagtttgacatatggaggcgttcagggcagagccctcatcatgctcataaagtttgaagatgtttggataaagtatgtggacgtgagagccattcaaaatgtcatggcaaattcaccaaacgccaccaaactttggcgggccacagaggccacgccctttaacttagagaaaactctgtgataacttttgatcatcatggtcttgaggtgaggtccaccaaatatgaagtggatcaggtgaaatccctagcacgagttcgtccgcataccaatggtgtaattcgccaaaatcgccaaattccgaccacaatggcggacttcctgttgggttgaggtcatggtgtcaagagactttttggtgtgtctcggtatgatcaacatgtgtaccaattttcatgcacctacgacaaactaagcccaatgggaggggggttttgaaaatttcaagggggcgctgcggagccattttgcccccc
The sequence above is drawn from the Toxotes jaculatrix isolate fToxJac2 chromosome 23, fToxJac2.pri, whole genome shotgun sequence genome and encodes:
- the mblac1 gene encoding metallo-beta-lactamase domain-containing protein 1, which codes for MMGTDSDHFQTVPLSESQSSFSGQPYSVSVLKAGYCVPQSDGTFRADGTITLITGPKTILVDTGGPWDRDFLLKSLKDKGLEPGDVNVVVGTHGHSDHVGNLTLFPSAVMIVGYDVSEGDTYRPNKLGDGHAFIIDEHVSVVPCPGHTGQDVSVRVKGTSAGTVLVAGDLFECCSDEDSWRDLSMNTAAQEVSRLEALRTADVIIPGHGLPFRVLRN